A window from Heteronotia binoei isolate CCM8104 ecotype False Entrance Well chromosome 15, APGP_CSIRO_Hbin_v1, whole genome shotgun sequence encodes these proteins:
- the LOC132583132 gene encoding vomeronasal type-2 receptor 26-like: protein MARVYPEVVNDFRAVAGVEQRRILIVTTVSPIGRHVVLVGHRWFSVRPNVLTNHYQHVLAMAFAVKEINENLHILPNVTLGLDIWNSYFNARKTYCATVELVSTKNRFLPNYKCDSKNNPIAVIGGLEPETSHYVATVLAVYKIPQMVPSEAKQYKGVLLLILHFRWTWIGVIAVDDERGERFHQAMLPLFYQNRICVAFIAKILQATTVDYYFTMMQYGLEKFDAVMEIEEPMLCPEKELNVVSFEFPANFVGSKMLHYFLRSVSFNNSAGDSISFDTSGEVVTGYDIINWLAFPNQSVLKVKIGEVHPGAPTGRMLTINEDHITWNSRFNQTQPLSVCSASCHPGYRKEMKEGEPFCCYGCVPCPEGKISNQKDLDECFTCREDEYSNMGKNQCIPKDIVFLSYGEPLGITLVTFVFSFSFITLLVLGIFIKHHSTPIVKANNRNLTYSLLICLLLCFLCALLFIGQPHLMPCLLQQTIFGMVFSVALSCVLAKTIMVVLAFLSIQPGSNLRRWVGKRMGYTIVISCSLFQALICFVWLATSPPFLDADMHSEAEAVVLECNVGSVTMFYCVLGYMGFLAIVSFVVAFLARKLPDNFNEAKFITFSQLVFCSVWLSFVPTYLSTKGKSMVAVEIFSILASSAGLLGCIFAPKCFIIVLQPELNIREQLIRRKKE from the exons ATGGCCcgggtgtatccggaggtggtTAATGACTTCC gtgctgtggctggtgtgGAACAGAGGAGGATCCTCATTGTGACCACAGTCTCACCCATTGGGCGGCACGTTGTGCTCGTTGGGCACCGGTGGTTCTCAGTGAGGCCTAA CGTGCTGACTAATCATTATCAACATGTCTTGGCCATGGCATTTGCTGTGAAGGAAATCAATGAAAATCTCCATATTTTACCCAATGTCACCTTGGGCTTGGATATCTGGAACAGCTACTTCAATGCAAGGAAGACCTATTGTGCCACAGTAGAACTTGTCTCAACCAAGAACAGATTTCTCCCTAACTACAAGTGTGACAGCAAGAACAATCCTATAGCAGTCATTGGAGGACTTGAACCTGAAACTTCCCACTACGTAGCAACTGTGTTAGCTGTCTACAAAATTCCACAG ATGGTACCAAGTGAAGCCAAGCAATACAAGGGGGTTCTCCTCTTAATTCTGCATTTCAGGTGGACGTGGATTGGGGTCATTGCTGTGGATGATGAGCGTGGAGAAAGGTTTCACCAAGCCATGCTTCCTCTGTTTTATCAGAACCGCATCTGTGTGGCCTTCATAGCAAAAATCTTACAGGCGACAACTGTAGATTATTATTTTACAATGATGCAATATGGATTGGAGAAATTTGATGCTGTGATGGAGA TTGAAGAACCCATGCTCTGTCCTGAGAAAGAACTCAATGTTGTTTCCTTTGAATTTCCTGCCAATTTTGTGGGCAGCAAAATG CTTCACTACTTCTTGAGAAGCGTCTCATTTAATAACAGTGCTGGGGACAGTATTTCATTTGACACTAGTGGAGAGGTAGTCACAGGGTATGATATTATCAACTGGCTTGCTTTCCCAAATCAATCTGTTCTTAAAGTCAAAATTGGAGAGGTTCATCCAGGAGCTCCTACAGGCCGAATGCTTACCATTAATGAAGACCACATCACATGGAACAGCAGGTTTAACCAG ACACAGCCCCTTTCTGTCTGCAGTGCAAGTTGCCATCCGGGTTAtaggaaggaaatgaaggagggaGAACCATTCTGCTGCTATGGCTGCGTTCCTTGTCCAGAGGGAAAAATTTCCAATCAGAAGG ACTTGGATGAGTGCTTCACTTGCAGAGAAGATGAATACTCAAACATGGGAAAAAATCAATGCATTCCCAAAGACATTGTTTTTTTGTCTTATGGAGAACCGTTGGGGATCACTTTAGTGACTTttgtcttttccttttctttcattaCTCTTTTGGTGCTAGGAATCTTTATAAAACACCACAGCACCcccattgtcaaagccaacaacaggaACCTCACCTATTCTCTCCTGATCTGCCTCCTCCTTTGCTTCCTTTGTGCTCTGCTCTTCATTGGTCAACCGCATCTGATGCCCTGTCTCCTCCAACAAACCATTTTTGGCATGGTTTTCTCGGTTGCTCTTTCTTGTGTACTTGCAAAAACTATCATGGTGGTTTTGGCTTTCCTAAGCATTCAGCCAGGAAGCAACCTGAGGAGAtgggtggggaaaagaatgggcTATACAATTGTGATTTCCTGTTCCCTTTTCCAAGCACTCATTTGCTTTGTGTGGCTAGCCACTTCTCCTCCATTTCTAGATGCTGACATGCACTCAGAGGCTGAAGCAGTTGTCCTGGAATGCAATGTGGGGTCTGTCACAATGTTTTACTGTGTCCTGGGCTACATGGGCTTCCTGGCGATTGTTAGTTTTGTGGTGGCTTTTTTGGCCAGGAAGTTGCCTGACAATTTTAATGAAGCCAAATTTATCACTTTCAGTCAActggtcttttgcagtgtttggctgTCTTTTGTTCCCACCTACTTGAGCACCAAGGGGAAATCTATGGTGgccgtggagatcttctccattttagcctccagcgctggccttctgggttgCATCTTTGCCCCCAAATGTTTCATTATTGTGCTGCAGCCTGAGTTGAACATAAGGGAACAGCtgataagaagaaagaaggagtAA